In Brassica napus cultivar Da-Ae chromosome C2, Da-Ae, whole genome shotgun sequence, the sequence CAAGGGCCGTTTAGCCCGATGGAACTCTTGTTGCTGTCAAGAGACTGAAGGAGGATCGTACCCCAGGCGGAGAACTCCAGTTTCAGACAGAGGTGGAGATGAATAAGTATGGCAGTTCATCTATACCTCTCGAGATTACAAGGTTTCTGTATGACAAGCGTTGTTTCTTGTTTAGGTGGAAAGGGTtgttgaaggagaagaagctagAGATGTTGGTGGATCCTGATCTTCAAACGAACTATGAAGAGAGAAGTATAACAGGTGATTCAAGTGGCGTTGCTTTGCACGCAAGGCTCTCCAATGGAAACGACCAAAGATGTCAGGTTGTTTGTAAGGATGCTTGAAGGAGATGGGCTTGCTGAGAAATGGGACGAGTGGCAGAAAGTTAAGATTTTGAGGGAAGAGAACGACTTGAGTCCTAATCCTCACTCTGATTGGATCGTTGATTCCACTTAAAATCTGCACGCTGTTGAGTTATCTGGTCCCAGATAAAACACAaacatacaaaattaaaataaaagttaggTAGCCTTTTAACCAGTAGCTGGATCGATCATAGTCTAAAGATGTCTGTTGTCTCTAATGTAAGAACAAGAATGTTATCATCTCACACTACTCAACTCCAGCAACATTGTCTTAAaaccaattcaaaaaaaaaaaaaaaagttaagccTTAGAATTAGGGATTAGATGGCCACAACTGTTAATTACAGTCGAAAGTTTTCACTCAACTCATCCAATCACGGACCAAAAGACTAATGTTAACCACAACACAACTAATGTTTCCTCGGCCGTCCTCTCTTCCTGGTCGGCTTCTGGACATCCTCTTTTGCTCCTCCTTGTCCACTCACCGACGATTCAACCACTCTACTGGACGAACCTACCTCCACCGCACTCCTCTTGTTGATGGAATCATACTCTGTATTTGGCCTCTCTCTTAACCTCTCCACGGACCACTCCTCATTTTTACTCGGAGAAGAGATAGGCATTATCATGCCATTACTCGCATCGCCAGAGGGTAACAActcttgatccttcaacaccatGACGCCGTCTTCATCAACCTCAGCAACATGTTTGTCCTTCCTGACCTCCTCCTGGTTTGGAAACGAGGCGATCAGTTTCAGAGCGGCCTTAGCCGCAGCGACAGCTCTAGCAGCAGCGTACGCTTTGGCATTTGCGTTAGCTCTGGCCGCCTTTGCAGCTGCAGCGGCGGCCGTAGCAGCCGCAGAAGCAGACCTCGACGCCTCCGCGATCTCTTGAGGGGGGTTTTCAAACTGCGAGGCTAACAGCTTGTTGAGATGGTAGTAGACAATTGCATTGTTGGTTTCATTACGGAGCACATTGGCGTTGACATTGAAGGAGGGTTCCATTAATCTCTAAAACCTAATCAAGACAATTATGCAAAACCCTATTTCATCAAATCAGATCTTTCCTCGAAGGATAATTCTAATTCACGCAAAAGGGAGGAAGAGAGAggtataatttaataaataaagtgatgcattttctataaaaatcaATGGAGTGGGCTATAGAGTTTACCTTGGAAGAATGAGCCTGCGGAGTGGAGGAAGAGGGAGGTGAGATGATAGGTGAAGATAATAAGAGAAGACTGCCacaattagggtttttgatgattaggggtgtcaaaatgggtTGTCCGCCTTCAATTGGGCTTGTCTATACGAGTTTTCTTTTAGTGGACTGAATTGGTTAGTCTGTAATGGGTAACGATCCAAAAAAGTAAAATCCGAAAGAGAAACAGATTTGTTTATTAACGACTCGATTTAACTTCGGCCGTAACTGTTTGCATATCTTTAAATAGATTCTGAATTGTTTTTATGGACTAAGATAGTGATACTGTAATGGGTAACGATCAAAAAAGATGAAACTCGATAGAAATAAATCAGCCTATCAAAGACCCAAATCATCTTCAATTGATATTTGATGATTAGGACTATTAGATGGGTTGTTCGCATTCAGTTGGGCTTGTTTCTAtgcgttttaaattttttagacTGAATAGTTTAATTCGTAATGGATAATgatccaaaaaataaaagtagaTAGAAATGTATATGTCTATTAAAGATCCAATTTAACTTTGAACTTGAATGTTTACATATCTTTGAATAGATTCCAAATTCTGCATTTTAGTTTTTTAGCTTTTTTGTTACTAGagtagttttagtttttttaaaaacttgaaTAGAAATTTGTGTAGTCTTTGGATTTATAGTTTTTATCCACAGTTAGAAATAATGTGcatttagttttaatatttctcttttaaaaattactaaataagtttatgaaataaaatatcatcATTTTAAAACACCATTAATACAAATGATTGTAGAAATGTTTATGAAATAAACCAACCAACTTTTGAAAAACTATGTTTCTTAAACCGTGAAAACCCTAATTGTCCAACATTTTGAAcagttaatatatatagtgtttttttataaaaacaaaaagctcAACGtacaaataatgaaaaataagatTTCAGTTCTAATAAAATGATAGTTTTcatcaaaacaataaaataataagctgTCAAAACTACAAATTTATATTTCCATCAAAATTTAATGACAATGTTTAAACTGTAAAATTATATCAAACTGTAAAGTTGCACTATCACACCAAAACtacataattataatatttgtaaaGATACAGAATTATTTTTTCAAACCCGTAAAACCACAAAATTATGTATTCTGTTAAAATCGTTTAAACCATAAATTATCTATTCATTTAAAACTGCAAAATTCCATTTTTGTGAAGATAGTGAAATTGTTTTCTCTCGCCAGAACTGCAAATTGAAATTTTTCTCAcggaaacaaaatttataaccaaTAGCCAAACCCACATAATTATGTTTTCCATCAAAATTCTAAAACTCTAAAATTCTGCCAATATTGCAAAAGTTGGAGTTTATGATTCATTTTGTTGTTGATGTAGATGAAAACGGCTCTATtcgttagcaaaaaaaaacgaatccaTTCACACGTTCATTAACGATCCAATTTATATTCGGCCTTAATTATTTGTATATCTTTGAATAGATTCTGAATTATTATAGACTGAATTAGTTAGTTTGTAATGGGTAATGATCTAGAAAATACATTTGATAGAAATGGATCTGCCATTAATGTTCCAAGTCATCTTCAAGTGATATTTCGTGATTATAGCTATTAAATGGGTTGTCCGCGTTCAATTGGGCTTGTCTATATGCTCtgttattttttggattaaacTCGTTAGTCTGTAATGGGTAGCaattcaaaagataaaaatagtATGGATATGTCCATTAACAATCCAGTTTAACTTTGATCTTGATTGTTTGCATATCTTTggataaatttaaattgaaattctggcttttaggttttagttttttttttggttattagaGTAGTTTAGGTTTTTAAAAACTTGaatcatagttttttttatctatagtTACAAATTATGTGCTTTTAGCATTTAGTTTTAATATGTCCCTTTTAAAAAGTACTAAATAAgtttatgaaataaaatatcattaagaactaaactataatattatatataactttgATGTAAATAATAGCCATCTctgataaaatatgtatatatatattatatttatatcataatttttttccttcatatttatatcataattttaaactgcataaataaaaatgattgtaGAGATGTTTACATAAAtggaaattgtgttttttttttctgtatgtAGAATTATGAGaactttctttttatataaaataatattttaaagattgGTTTAGAAATTGGTTTAGAAAATAGTCTTATTtgtccaaaacaaaataaaataaaataaaatatgctaATGGAAATTTactcaaaaacataaaaagtgtTCTTTTTGTTAGATAATGATTAGGAACTTGTTTAATTTTGAATTGGAACCGAgacagcaaaaaaaatatttctcggAGAGGTCGCACTTCCTTTGTTGAAATAAGTACAAAAGATTTGATTCGAAATTGTATAAGAATTACCTTAACAAATCtcataattgtataaaataaaaatgaataattttcTGGATTCGGGATTGATCTCTGTAGATTACATAAatctgttttatttgttttctccTAAGACTAGTAATTTTTGACAATCGCTTAGATAAAATCATGGTATTATtcatatgtttttaaatataataaatctcAATCCTTGTTGAAATaagtacaaaatattttattcgaTATTTCATAAGAATTACCTTCATAAAAtctcataattatatataataaaaataaataattatctgGATTCGCGATTGATCTGTGTAGATTACATTAATCTGTTTTATTCGATTTCTCCTAAGACTAGCATTTTTTGATAATTGCTTAGATAAAATCATGGTATTAttcatatgttttttaataaaataaatctcaatcCTTGTTGAAATAAGTACAAAATATTTGATTCGATATTTCATAAGAATTACCTTAATAAAATCTCATAattgtatataataaaaaataaataattatctgGATTCGGGATTGATCTCTGTAGATTACATTAATCTGTTTTATTCGATTTCTCCCAAAACTGGTAGTTTTTGACAGTCGCTTAGATAAACTCATGGTACTATtcatatgtttttaaatataataaatctcaatttttattaattttattatcttctaattattttagaatcgatccatttaatcatgaaaatatCACAATATGATAAACCaaccaaattttgaaaaactatgttttttaaaagcgttaacaaaacaatttgtccaaaattttgaatagttaatatatatatagtgcttttagaagaaaaaaaacacaacctacaaattatgaaaataataagttttcagtttttataaaataacagttttcatcaaaacaataaaataatattctgtcaaaacttcaaatttatatttccaTCAAAATTATAAGAGAATGTTTAAACTGTAAAATTATATCAAACTGTAAAGTTACAATATTACaccaaaactacaaaattataatattattaataaatatagaattaCTTTTTCAAAACTCTAAAACAACGAAATTATATATTCTGTTAAAATCGTTATAACCATACAATTATCTATTCATTTAAAACtacaaaattacatttttcGTTCAGATCGCAAATGATTTCTCTAGCGAGAACtgcaaatttaaatttttctcactgcaacaaaaattatatttaatagtcAAAACCcacaaaattatgttttccatCAACATTCTAAAATTCAAATTACTGCTAAATTGCAAAACTTGGAGTTTATGATTCATTTTTGTTGTTGCCTTCTACAGTGGCATCCGAGAGAACACATTGTGTTGGTATTGGAAATGGATTGCATCCCGCCACAAGGcccataaaatataaagtttggCATGCTAAGCCACCCCATGACATTAGTTTGGCTAAGCAGTCCCCGACCAAAAGCTCTAGCTCGGCTCAAGACCACCTCAATCGACTCATCGAAGAAAACACATCAGCTCGGCTCGAAGGCCCAGTTGCTCGGCCCGAGATCAAGCCCATTAGGACATGACGACCTAAGGCAATGGGAAAGAGAGGCAGCT encodes:
- the LOC106421398 gene encoding uncharacterized protein LOC106421398 — protein: MEPSFNVNANVLRNETNNAIVYYHLNKLLASQFENPPQEIAEASRSASAAATAAAAAAKAARANANAKAYAAARAVAAAKAALKLIASFPNQEEVRKDKHVAEVDEDGVMVLKDQELLPSGDASNGMIMPISSPSKNEEWSVERLRERPNTEYDSINKRSAVEVGSSSRVVESSVSGQGGAKEDVQKPTRKRGRPRKH